From a single Solanum dulcamara chromosome 4, daSolDulc1.2, whole genome shotgun sequence genomic region:
- the LOC129884686 gene encoding LOB domain-containing protein 20, with amino-acid sequence MDETPSDGDRRKGPGKRVAGAVETMQASGALPASTAPCGACKFLRRKCINGCVFAPYFGSDQGAARFAAVHKVFGASNVSKLLLHIPSNRRQDAVVTITYEAQARLSDPVYGCISTILALQQQVASLQSELALVQTQVMNSRYALANAFQFSQEEEQHHIGMVQPSYSNNSSISNNINLINNFNNSTTTTNVFNHHPLHGSVTCNANNSPSFDPIVHQLQDEEEEEEESHNPLAFTNHMFHSL; translated from the exons ATGGATGAGACACCAAGTGATGGCGACCGGCGTAAGGGCCCTGGAAAGCGTGTTGCAGGGGCCGTGGAGACGATGCAAGCCTCTGGCGCTCTTCCGGCTTCCACGGCCCCTTGTGGTGCATGCAAGTTCTTGAGAAGGAAATGCATCAATGGGTGCGTTTTCGCTCCCTACTTTGGCTCCGACCAAGGCGCGGCTAGGTTCGCAGCCGTGCACAAGGTGTTTGGAGCCAGCAATGTGTCTAAGCTATTGTTGCACATTCCCTCTAACCGGCGGCAAGACGCGGTGGTTACGATAACTTATGAGGCTCAGGCTAGGCTCTCGGATCCTGTTTATGGTTGTATCTCAACCATTCTTGCTTTGCAACAACAG GTGGCATCCTTACAATCAGAGCTAGCATTAGTGCAGACACAGGTAATGAACAGCAGATATGCATTGGCAAATGCCTTTCAATTTTcacaagaagaagaacaacaccACATTGGAATGGTACAGCCAAGTTACTCAAACAATTCTTCTATTTCAAACAACATTAACCTCATCAACAATTTCAATAACTCCACTACTACAACTAATGTTTTTAACCATCATCCACTGCATGGATCAGTTACCTGTAATGCTAATAACTCTCCAAGTTTTGACCCAATagttcatcaactccaagacgaggaggaggaggaggaagagagCCATAATCCACTTGCTTTTACTAATCACATGTTTCATTCACTATAA